In Carya illinoinensis cultivar Pawnee chromosome 10, C.illinoinensisPawnee_v1, whole genome shotgun sequence, one DNA window encodes the following:
- the LOC122280104 gene encoding transcription repressor OFP13-like, whose protein sequence is MGKKMKLPFLYKNTEMRSTWPWPSCNQPRTLSFRTSNVDVYNTVNSIYLDTRIDVLEKTESSESASISAIGEDGAEIDPMETMIRGLRSERLFFKPGETSSILEEANKGLFPFKDSVIVSMESQHPYVEFRKSMEEMVEAHGVKEWEGFEELLCWYLRANAKNNHGYIVGAFVDLLVGLAFAPSSSCSCSHSPPSPFSSLSSSSTHCISSTEAEEYSDTAPCLSSSLEGQKGMIKRW, encoded by the coding sequence ATGGGAAAGAAAATGAAGCTCCCCTTTCTTTACAAAAACACCGAGATGAGATCGACATGGCCTTGGCCTTCTTGTAACCAACCTAGAACCCTTTCTTTCCGAACCAGCAATGTCGACGTTTACAATACCGTGAACTCAATCTACCTAGATACCCGCATTGATGTTTTAGAGAAAACTGAGTCATCCGAGTCCGCGAGCATCTCAGCGATCGGGGAAGACGGCGCCGAAATAGACCCAATGGAGACAATGATTCGAGGGCTGCGGTCGGAGAGGCTGTTTTTCAAACCCGGAGAGACGAGTTCGATCTTGGAAGAGGCAAATAAAGGGTTGTTTCCATTCAAGGACAGCGTGATAGTGTCAATGGAGTCCCAGCACCCTTACGTGGAGTTTCGGAAGTCCATGGAAGAGATGGTGGAAGCTCATGGGGTAAAAGAATGGGAAGGTTTTGAAGAGCTCTTGTGCTGGTATTTGAGGGCAAATGCGAAGAACAATCATGGGTACATTGTTGGAGCTTTTGTTGATTTGTTGGTTGGTCTTGCATTTGCTCCGTCgtcttcttgttcttgttctcaTTCTCCTCCTTCTCCCTTTTCTTCTTTATCTTCCTCTTCCACTCACTGCATATCCTCAACAGAAGCTGAGGAATATAGTGACACTGCTCCTTGTTTATCTTCATCATTAGAAGGTCAGAAGGGGATGATAAAAAGGTGGTAG